A section of the Saccharopolyspora gregorii genome encodes:
- a CDS encoding transglycosylase domain-containing protein — translation MRVRDSLLKLFGLCVLAGVLVAGMLFPAAGALGVVSNRAGDAVNNLSSELMTQDPPLVTTVTDRAGVPIAYLFDQNRTPAAPDQISDQMKAAITSIEDRRFFEHEGVDWAGTVRAAVTNQMSGEIAQGGSTLTQQYVKNYQVHVVAADDPVKQAKAVEQTPARKLREIRIALQLEKRLGKQEILARYLNVVPFGNQTYGVAAAARTYFNTTPDELDVPQSALLAGIVNSPSALNPATNPDEATLRRNIVIDSMQAQHRIDRRTADAARAAPLGLVSPLNTLPNNCVGAGPADGFFCKYVIDYLQNAGFAEQDLRTGGYTIRTTLDQKATDAAKQAAEKHVPRDTKGIANVMAVVEPGKDKHEVRALVANRDFGNDAERGQTSYPLPSGVAKFGAGSVYKVFTAAAALEKGMGIQNTIQAPGHYTSTVYRNGSAPYTVGNAEGVNPGPRTLQKALATSPNTAFVALQERVGLDQTVDMATRLGMRQTLLHSNFQGDPLAPNGANGPSMADVVKEKKIGAFTLGFGPTSPLELANVSATLMSGGTWCPPTPVDQIIDRNGNPISITEDPCEQAVDEGLANAMAVGMSQDDQAGGTAYGAANSAGWSRPIAGKTGTTEAHQSAGFIGATPQFAGSVLTFSDGTNPQGICDSTPPTLCGANGGNIYGGKVPARTWFEAMTKIHEGLPTMELPEVTDRYENGGDEFQVPNVVGISAERAKRTLEKAGYEVEQRSVNSERRKGSVTSQTPRGFALPGETVTLSVSTGYVPPPSTAPKPPPPPPPPPPAPGEPGRPPGEQQPDPPFVPIPPGIFPP, via the coding sequence GTGCGTGTCCGGGACAGCTTGCTGAAGCTCTTCGGCCTGTGTGTGCTCGCCGGAGTTCTCGTCGCCGGGATGCTCTTCCCGGCCGCCGGGGCTCTCGGAGTGGTGTCCAACCGCGCGGGTGACGCGGTGAACAACCTCTCCTCCGAGCTGATGACGCAGGACCCTCCGCTCGTGACCACGGTCACCGACCGGGCCGGGGTGCCGATCGCCTACCTCTTCGACCAGAACCGGACGCCCGCGGCGCCCGACCAGATCTCCGACCAGATGAAGGCGGCGATCACCTCGATCGAAGACCGCCGCTTCTTCGAGCACGAGGGCGTCGACTGGGCGGGCACGGTGCGCGCGGCCGTCACCAACCAGATGTCCGGCGAGATCGCCCAGGGCGGGTCCACGCTCACCCAGCAGTACGTGAAGAACTACCAGGTGCACGTGGTCGCCGCCGACGACCCGGTCAAGCAGGCCAAGGCCGTCGAGCAGACCCCGGCGCGCAAGCTGCGGGAGATCCGCATCGCGCTGCAGCTGGAGAAGCGGCTGGGCAAGCAGGAGATCCTCGCCCGCTACCTGAACGTGGTGCCGTTCGGGAACCAGACCTACGGGGTCGCCGCCGCCGCCCGCACCTACTTCAACACCACCCCGGACGAGCTGGACGTGCCGCAGTCCGCGCTGCTGGCGGGCATCGTGAACAGCCCCAGCGCGCTGAACCCGGCGACGAACCCGGACGAGGCCACGCTGCGGCGCAACATCGTCATCGACTCCATGCAGGCGCAGCACCGGATCGACCGGCGCACCGCCGACGCCGCCCGCGCCGCGCCGCTCGGGCTCGTCTCGCCGCTGAACACGCTGCCGAACAACTGCGTGGGCGCCGGGCCCGCCGACGGCTTCTTCTGCAAGTACGTCATCGACTACCTGCAGAACGCCGGGTTCGCCGAGCAGGACCTGCGCACCGGCGGCTACACGATCCGCACCACCCTCGACCAGAAGGCCACCGACGCCGCGAAGCAGGCCGCCGAGAAGCACGTGCCGCGCGACACCAAGGGCATCGCGAACGTGATGGCCGTCGTCGAACCCGGCAAGGACAAGCACGAGGTGCGGGCGCTGGTCGCCAACCGCGACTTCGGCAACGACGCCGAACGCGGCCAGACCTCGTACCCGCTGCCCAGCGGCGTCGCGAAGTTCGGCGCCGGATCGGTCTACAAGGTGTTCACCGCCGCGGCCGCGCTGGAGAAGGGGATGGGGATCCAGAACACCATCCAGGCGCCCGGCCACTACACCTCCACCGTGTACCGCAACGGGTCGGCGCCCTACACCGTCGGCAACGCCGAAGGCGTCAACCCGGGGCCGCGGACCTTGCAGAAGGCGCTCGCGACCTCGCCGAACACCGCCTTCGTCGCACTGCAGGAACGGGTGGGGCTGGACCAGACGGTGGACATGGCGACCCGCCTCGGGATGCGGCAGACGCTGCTGCACTCGAACTTCCAGGGCGACCCGCTCGCCCCGAACGGCGCCAACGGGCCGTCGATGGCCGACGTGGTCAAGGAGAAGAAGATCGGGGCGTTCACGCTCGGTTTCGGGCCCACCAGCCCGCTGGAGCTGGCGAACGTCTCGGCGACCCTGATGAGCGGCGGCACCTGGTGCCCGCCGACGCCGGTCGACCAGATCATCGACCGCAACGGGAACCCGATCTCGATCACCGAGGACCCGTGCGAGCAAGCCGTGGACGAGGGCCTCGCGAACGCGATGGCCGTCGGCATGAGCCAGGACGACCAGGCCGGCGGCACCGCGTACGGCGCCGCGAATAGCGCGGGCTGGTCGCGGCCGATCGCGGGCAAGACGGGAACCACCGAAGCCCACCAGTCCGCCGGGTTCATCGGCGCCACCCCGCAGTTCGCCGGCTCGGTGCTCACCTTCTCCGACGGCACCAACCCGCAGGGCATCTGCGACAGCACACCGCCGACGCTGTGCGGGGCCAACGGCGGCAACATCTACGGCGGCAAGGTCCCGGCGCGGACCTGGTTCGAAGCCATGACGAAGATCCACGAGGGCCTGCCCACGATGGAGCTCCCCGAGGTGACCGACCGCTACGAGAACGGCGGCGACGAGTTCCAGGTGCCCAACGTCGTCGGCATCAGCGCCGAGCGGGCCAAGCGCACCCTGGAGAAGGCCGGTTACGAGGTCGAGCAGCGCTCGGTCAACAGCGAACGCCGCAAGGGCTCGGTCACCAGCCAGACGCCGCGCGGCTTCGCGCTGCCCGGCGAGACGGTGACCCTGTCGGTGAGCACCGGGTACGTGCCGCCGCCGTCCACCGCGCCGAAACCCCCGCCACCGCCACCGCCACCGCCACCCGCGCCGGGCGAACCGGGACGGCCGCCGGGCGAGCAGCAGCCGGATCCGCCGTTCGTGCCGATCCCGCCGGGCATCTTCCCGCCCTGA
- a CDS encoding WhiB family transcriptional regulator, which yields MFEQGDWRVQAACRDENPDQLFVRGAEQRKARMICFGCPVRTECLGEALDNKIEFGVWGGMTERERRALLRRRPEVRNWRELLEAARDDYADIDEYQVG from the coding sequence ATGTTCGAGCAGGGGGACTGGCGGGTTCAGGCAGCATGCCGGGATGAGAATCCGGACCAGTTGTTCGTCAGGGGAGCTGAGCAGCGCAAAGCGCGAATGATCTGCTTCGGCTGCCCGGTGCGGACGGAGTGCCTCGGAGAGGCGCTCGACAACAAGATCGAGTTCGGCGTGTGGGGTGGAATGACCGAGCGGGAGCGGCGCGCGCTGTTGCGCCGCCGTCCGGAAGTCCGCAACTGGCGGGAGCTTCTGGAAGCCGCTCGGGACGACTACGCCGACATCGACGAGTACCAGGTGGGCTGA
- a CDS encoding ArsA family ATPase, with the protein MTRPAALDVDGLLDDPANRVVVCCGSGGVGKTTTAAALAVRAAERGRKTVVLTIDPARRLAQALGMRELDNQPRQVVLDDFEPTGDLNAMMLDMRRTFDDMVLAHAGEERSRQILENPFYQTISTSFSGTQEYMAMEKLGQLAASGEWDLIVVDTPPSRSALDFLDAPQRLSTVLDGRLIKLLSSPAKASGKGLRKIVGAGFGMFSKAVSTVIGGQLLADASAFVQAFDSTFGGFRERADHTYRLLRSPGTSFVVIAAPEPDALREASFFVERLTAEGMPLAGLVANRTHPVFAELTGSRALSAAEQLDAAGTSPLTAAVLRVHADRVAVADRERRMLARFTRAHPEVALVGVPALPADVHDLDGLREIGRRLAAE; encoded by the coding sequence ATGACGAGGCCCGCAGCGCTCGACGTCGACGGGCTGCTCGACGATCCGGCGAACCGCGTCGTGGTCTGCTGCGGCTCCGGCGGCGTCGGCAAGACCACCACGGCCGCCGCGCTGGCGGTGCGCGCCGCTGAGCGGGGCCGCAAGACCGTGGTGCTCACCATCGACCCGGCGCGGCGGCTCGCGCAGGCGCTGGGCATGCGGGAGCTGGACAACCAGCCGCGGCAGGTGGTGCTCGACGACTTCGAGCCCACCGGCGACCTGAACGCGATGATGCTGGACATGCGGCGCACCTTCGACGACATGGTGCTCGCGCACGCGGGCGAGGAGCGGTCCAGGCAGATCCTGGAGAACCCCTTCTACCAGACGATCTCCACGTCGTTCTCCGGCACGCAGGAGTACATGGCGATGGAGAAGCTCGGCCAGCTGGCCGCCTCCGGCGAGTGGGACCTGATCGTCGTGGACACGCCGCCGAGCCGGTCCGCGCTGGACTTCCTGGACGCGCCGCAACGGCTGTCCACGGTGCTCGACGGCCGGTTGATCAAGCTGCTGTCCTCGCCGGCGAAGGCGAGCGGCAAGGGCCTGCGGAAGATCGTCGGCGCCGGGTTCGGGATGTTCTCGAAGGCCGTGTCCACGGTGATCGGCGGCCAGCTGCTGGCCGACGCCTCCGCGTTCGTGCAAGCCTTCGACTCGACGTTCGGCGGGTTCCGGGAGCGCGCCGACCACACCTACCGGCTGCTGCGCTCCCCCGGCACGTCCTTCGTGGTGATCGCCGCGCCGGAGCCGGACGCGCTGCGCGAGGCGTCGTTCTTCGTGGAGCGGCTCACCGCCGAGGGCATGCCGCTGGCCGGGCTGGTCGCCAACCGCACCCATCCGGTGTTCGCGGAGCTGACGGGCAGCCGCGCGCTGTCGGCCGCCGAGCAGCTGGACGCCGCCGGAACCTCCCCGCTGACCGCGGCGGTGCTGCGGGTGCACGCCGACCGGGTCGCGGTGGCCGACCGGGAGCGGCGGATGCTCGCCCGGTTCACCCGCGCGCACCCGGAGGTGGCGCTGGTGGGCGTGCCCGCGCTTCCCGCGGACGTGCACGATCTGGACGGCTTGCGGGAGATCGGCCGGCGACTCGCGGCGGAATAA
- a CDS encoding ArsA-related P-loop ATPase produces MTGWNAELNDARLHIVSGKGGTGKTTVAAALALALATGGRRVLLVEVEGRQGIAQLFDTAPLPYAEETIAAAPGGGELRALAIDAEPALLEYLSMFYNLGFAGRTLKRMGAIEFATTLAPGLRDVLFTGKVKECVGRTDEHGRHVYDAVVLDAPPTGRVVKFLDVTRAMADLAKVGPIRGQSEGVVRLLHSGDTAVHLVTLLEDLPVRETLEAVAELDAAELRPGAVLLNRVRPGHLPARSVAAAAAGRVDADRLRTGLEAAGVTADAELLDALTEETVEHAVRSRAEQEAEERLAAADLPSVRLPELTAGIDVAELYELAEILTEHGVGRSR; encoded by the coding sequence GTGACCGGATGGAACGCCGAACTCAACGACGCTCGGCTGCACATCGTCAGCGGCAAGGGCGGCACCGGGAAGACCACGGTCGCCGCCGCGCTGGCGCTGGCGCTGGCGACCGGGGGCCGCCGCGTGCTGCTGGTCGAGGTCGAGGGCAGGCAGGGCATCGCGCAGCTCTTCGACACCGCGCCGCTGCCCTACGCCGAGGAGACGATCGCCGCCGCCCCCGGCGGAGGTGAGCTGCGGGCGCTGGCCATCGACGCCGAACCGGCGCTGCTCGAATACCTGTCGATGTTCTACAACCTCGGCTTCGCCGGGCGCACGCTGAAGCGGATGGGCGCCATCGAGTTCGCCACCACGCTCGCCCCCGGTCTCCGGGACGTGCTGTTCACCGGCAAGGTCAAGGAGTGCGTCGGGCGCACCGACGAGCACGGCCGCCACGTCTACGACGCGGTGGTGCTGGACGCGCCGCCGACCGGGCGGGTCGTGAAGTTCCTGGACGTCACCCGCGCCATGGCCGACCTGGCGAAGGTCGGGCCCATCCGCGGCCAGAGCGAGGGCGTGGTGCGGCTGCTGCACTCCGGCGACACCGCGGTGCACCTGGTGACCCTGCTGGAGGACCTGCCGGTGCGGGAGACCCTGGAGGCCGTCGCCGAGCTGGACGCGGCCGAGCTGCGCCCCGGCGCGGTGCTGCTGAACCGGGTGCGGCCCGGGCACCTGCCCGCGCGCTCGGTGGCCGCCGCCGCGGCAGGCCGGGTCGACGCCGACCGGTTGCGCACCGGACTCGAAGCGGCCGGGGTGACCGCGGACGCCGAGCTGCTGGACGCGCTCACCGAGGAGACCGTGGAGCACGCGGTGCGCTCCCGGGCCGAGCAGGAGGCCGAGGAGCGGCTCGCGGCCGCCGACCTGCCGAGCGTGCGGCTGCCCGAGCTGACCGCCGGGATCGACGTGGCCGAGCTCTACGAGCTCGCCGAGATCCTCACCGAGCACGGCGTCGGGAGGTCGCGATGA
- a CDS encoding DUF4177 domain-containing protein has protein sequence MTMTKWEYATVPLLTHATKQILDQWGEDGWELVSVLPGPTGEQHVAYLKRPKES, from the coding sequence GTGACCATGACCAAATGGGAGTACGCGACCGTGCCGCTGTTGACCCACGCGACCAAGCAGATCCTGGACCAGTGGGGTGAGGACGGCTGGGAGCTCGTTTCCGTCCTGCCCGGTCCGACCGGTGAGCAGCACGTCGCTTACCTGAAGCGCCCGAAGGAGTCCTGA
- a CDS encoding RidA family protein — MGAWKQRLAELGIELPAVATPVAAYVPAVRSGSQVFTSGQLPFAGGELAAVGKVGAEVDPESAKAHARTCALNALAAVDALVGLDSIVRVVKVVGFVASAEGFTGQPAVINGASELIGEIFGEAGSHARSAVGVAELPVGAPVEVEMIVEVA; from the coding sequence GTGGGCGCCTGGAAGCAGCGGCTGGCCGAGCTGGGCATCGAGCTGCCCGCGGTCGCGACCCCGGTCGCGGCCTACGTGCCCGCGGTGCGCAGCGGGTCGCAGGTGTTCACCTCCGGGCAGCTCCCGTTCGCCGGGGGCGAGCTGGCGGCGGTGGGCAAGGTCGGCGCCGAGGTGGACCCGGAGTCCGCGAAGGCGCACGCCCGCACCTGCGCGCTGAACGCGCTGGCCGCGGTGGACGCGCTGGTCGGGCTGGACTCGATCGTGCGGGTCGTGAAGGTCGTCGGTTTCGTGGCGTCCGCGGAGGGCTTCACCGGCCAGCCCGCGGTGATCAACGGCGCTTCGGAGCTGATCGGCGAGATCTTCGGGGAGGCGGGCAGCCACGCCCGGTCCGCGGTCGGCGTCGCCGAGCTCCCGGTGGGAGCTCCGGTCGAGGTGGAGATGATCGTCGAAGTGGCGTGA
- a CDS encoding Gfo/Idh/MocA family protein, whose translation MSGALRVGIVGAGPWARRVHAPGVHAHPGMRLAAVWSRRPDTAKALAYHYDADVADDYEALLDAVDAVAFAVPPAVQGELAVQAAREGKHLVLEKPLAGDVPSAEAVAAAVRQSGVAALLVLTRRFAPEVRDWLTGLGHLGGWTGGSAQWIAGGLLSGDYAATPWRQETTGALLDAGPHALDLLDAALGRITRVHHARRDESDMWQLVLEHASGASSTLTLSLRVPVQPALVEFTLYGSNGKSQLTGRRTAAHECYAQLLDEFLAMIRSGRTAHPCDVRRGLHLQRVLDGVQRAAEL comes from the coding sequence ATGAGCGGAGCACTTCGGGTCGGCATCGTCGGAGCGGGACCGTGGGCGAGGCGCGTGCACGCCCCCGGTGTGCACGCGCACCCCGGGATGCGGCTGGCCGCGGTGTGGTCGCGGCGCCCGGACACCGCGAAAGCGCTCGCCTACCACTACGACGCGGACGTCGCCGACGACTACGAGGCGCTGCTGGACGCCGTGGACGCCGTCGCGTTCGCCGTTCCCCCCGCGGTGCAGGGGGAACTGGCCGTGCAGGCCGCCCGCGAGGGCAAGCACCTCGTGCTGGAGAAACCGCTCGCCGGGGACGTGCCGTCCGCGGAGGCCGTGGCGGCGGCGGTGCGGCAGAGCGGCGTCGCGGCGCTGCTGGTGCTGACCCGCCGGTTCGCCCCCGAGGTCCGCGACTGGCTCACCGGGCTCGGGCACCTCGGCGGCTGGACGGGCGGTTCCGCGCAGTGGATCGCGGGAGGGCTGCTTTCCGGGGACTACGCGGCCACGCCGTGGCGGCAGGAGACCACCGGGGCGCTGCTGGACGCGGGACCGCACGCGCTGGACCTGCTGGACGCCGCGCTCGGCCGGATCACCCGGGTGCACCACGCGCGCCGGGACGAGTCGGACATGTGGCAGCTGGTGCTGGAGCACGCCAGCGGCGCCAGCAGCACCCTCACCCTGTCGCTGCGGGTGCCGGTGCAACCCGCGCTCGTCGAGTTCACCCTCTACGGCAGCAACGGGAAGTCGCAGCTCACCGGCAGGCGCACCGCGGCGCACGAGTGCTACGCGCAGCTGCTGGACGAGTTCCTGGCGATGATCCGGTCCGGCCGCACGGCGCACCCGTGCGACGTGCGGCGCGGGCTGCACCTGCAACGCGTGCTGGACGGCGTGCAGCGCGCGGCCGAGCTCTGA
- a CDS encoding NUDIX hydrolase: protein MVRLPEDLTLPDGFVLPERPDPPATPKDAATVVLLRDGDRGPEVFLQRRVEGMPFAGGMTVFPGGGVDRRDADASVTWSGPPPRWWAERFECSEDTARALVCAAVRETFEESGVLLAGPDADSVVDDTRPYADARPKLESRELSLAGFLADAGLVLRADLLRPWANWVTPEEEPRRYDTRFFLAAMPEGQRADGVTSEASRAYWSTPEDALEDWRQQRCGLLPPTWVTLSEVGACGSVAAALDVQRPLGKVLPQLEHRDGAWRVVLPGDPGYRGEEEGR from the coding sequence ATGGTGCGTTTGCCGGAGGACCTGACGCTGCCCGACGGATTCGTCCTGCCCGAACGGCCCGATCCGCCCGCGACGCCGAAGGACGCCGCCACCGTCGTGCTGCTGCGCGACGGCGACCGCGGGCCGGAGGTGTTCCTGCAGCGCCGCGTCGAGGGCATGCCGTTCGCCGGTGGCATGACCGTGTTCCCCGGCGGCGGCGTGGACCGCAGGGACGCCGACGCCTCGGTGACCTGGAGCGGACCGCCGCCGCGGTGGTGGGCCGAGCGCTTCGAGTGCTCCGAGGACACCGCGCGGGCGCTGGTGTGCGCCGCGGTCCGCGAGACCTTCGAGGAATCCGGTGTGCTGCTGGCCGGTCCCGACGCGGACTCGGTCGTCGACGACACCCGTCCGTACGCGGACGCGCGGCCGAAGCTGGAGTCCCGCGAGCTGTCGCTGGCCGGGTTCCTCGCCGACGCGGGCCTGGTGCTGCGCGCCGACCTGCTGCGGCCGTGGGCGAACTGGGTGACCCCGGAGGAGGAGCCGCGCCGGTACGACACCCGCTTCTTCCTCGCCGCGATGCCGGAGGGGCAGCGCGCCGACGGCGTCACCTCGGAAGCCTCCCGCGCGTACTGGAGCACGCCGGAGGACGCCCTGGAGGACTGGCGGCAGCAGCGCTGCGGCCTGCTCCCGCCGACCTGGGTGACGTTGTCCGAGGTCGGAGCCTGCGGCAGCGTCGCCGCGGCCCTGGACGTGCAGCGCCCGCTCGGCAAGGTGCTCCCGCAGCTGGAACACCGGGACGGCGCGTGGCGCGTGGTGCTGCCCGGCGATCCCGGCTACCGCGGCGAGGAGGAGGGCCGATGA
- a CDS encoding MBL fold metallo-hydrolase, producing the protein MTHPSYGLLRQVTPFASVLLAANPGPMTLDGTNTWLLGSGPDRVVVDPGPGDEHLERILAQGPVSLVLLTHHHFDHTESAAELAERAGAPVRALDPQLCTGAAPLADGEVVEASGVRLTVLATPGHTRDSVCFRAERDGQEAVLTGDTILGRGTTVVAHPDGHLGSYLASLRALAALPAGLPALPGHGPDLPDAVEVANGYLAHREQRLDQIRAVVRARGPQVTAAEVVAVVYADVPPEVREAAAWSVAAQLTYLAEHGER; encoded by the coding sequence ATGACCCACCCCTCCTACGGCCTGCTGCGGCAGGTGACGCCGTTCGCGTCGGTGCTGCTGGCCGCGAACCCGGGGCCGATGACCTTGGACGGCACCAACACCTGGCTGCTCGGCTCCGGGCCGGACCGGGTGGTGGTCGACCCGGGCCCCGGGGACGAGCACCTGGAGCGGATCCTGGCGCAGGGTCCGGTGTCGCTGGTCCTGCTCACGCACCACCATTTCGACCACACCGAGTCCGCGGCGGAGCTCGCGGAGCGCGCCGGGGCGCCGGTGCGGGCGCTGGACCCGCAGCTGTGCACGGGCGCGGCCCCGCTGGCCGACGGCGAGGTCGTCGAGGCCTCCGGGGTGCGGCTGACCGTGCTCGCCACGCCCGGCCACACCCGCGACTCGGTGTGCTTCCGCGCGGAGCGCGACGGGCAGGAGGCGGTGCTGACCGGGGACACCATCCTGGGGCGCGGCACCACCGTCGTCGCGCACCCGGACGGGCACCTGGGCTCCTACTTGGCCTCGCTGCGGGCGTTGGCGGCGTTGCCCGCCGGACTGCCCGCGCTGCCCGGCCACGGCCCGGACCTGCCCGACGCGGTCGAGGTGGCGAACGGCTACCTGGCGCACCGCGAGCAGCGGCTCGACCAGATCCGCGCGGTGGTCCGCGCCCGCGGCCCGCAGGTCACCGCCGCCGAGGTGGTGGCGGTCGTCTACGCCGACGTGCCGCCGGAGGTGCGGGAAGCGGCCGCGTGGAGCGTCGCCGCCCAGCTGACCTACCTGGCGGAACACGGCGAACGCTGA
- a CDS encoding MFS transporter, translating to MSHSITLADYRAALRTPGATAPVLTSLLGRLPIAMIGLALLLYVQKVTGSFATAGLVSAAELVGVACGSVVQSRVIDRIGPTRPMVVMSAALAVFVAAEITAIESGAPVVVLTALGFLLGASQPTVAPASRALWAQLLPAGPARDAAYSYEAISMEVFFILGPGLAGLLVALPWAGAGVVAGSACMIVGSIGFASTRAARRLRPQDDSRTSGGMLGALRAPGMRTVALAALGFGCLIGFVEVGVPASAVAAGAPNAGGLLLSALSVTSVVFGVLYGMRPWPRPMHLRLPALLLGFAGLVALLALPGTLWGLCLALLLAGCLITPQSTAHSVALDLAAPAGTETEAFGWVVTAVTLGAAAGQSISGRIVESAGPPAAFLLAGVVGVVLAAGLWVRRGTLLPVREPALV from the coding sequence GTGTCCCATTCGATCACCTTGGCCGACTACCGCGCCGCGCTGCGCACGCCCGGAGCCACCGCACCCGTCCTGACCTCCCTGCTGGGCCGCCTGCCGATCGCGATGATCGGCCTGGCACTGCTGCTGTACGTGCAGAAGGTGACCGGCAGCTTCGCCACCGCCGGGCTCGTCTCGGCCGCCGAGCTCGTCGGCGTGGCGTGCGGCTCGGTCGTGCAGAGCAGGGTGATCGACCGGATCGGACCCACCCGGCCGATGGTCGTGATGTCCGCGGCGCTCGCGGTGTTCGTCGCCGCCGAGATCACCGCCATCGAATCCGGGGCACCGGTCGTGGTGCTCACCGCGCTCGGCTTCCTGCTGGGCGCGAGCCAGCCGACCGTGGCCCCCGCCTCCCGGGCGCTGTGGGCGCAGCTGCTGCCCGCCGGGCCGGCGCGGGACGCGGCCTACTCGTACGAGGCGATCAGCATGGAGGTCTTCTTCATCCTCGGCCCCGGCCTGGCCGGGCTGCTGGTCGCGCTGCCGTGGGCCGGTGCCGGAGTCGTCGCGGGCAGCGCCTGCATGATCGTCGGCAGCATCGGCTTCGCCTCGACGCGCGCCGCCCGCCGGTTGCGGCCGCAGGACGACTCCCGCACCTCGGGCGGGATGCTCGGGGCGCTGCGCGCGCCCGGGATGCGCACGGTGGCGCTGGCCGCGCTCGGCTTCGGCTGCCTCATCGGCTTCGTGGAGGTCGGCGTGCCCGCCTCCGCGGTCGCGGCCGGGGCGCCGAACGCGGGCGGGCTGCTGCTGAGCGCGCTGTCGGTGACCTCCGTGGTGTTCGGCGTGCTGTACGGGATGCGGCCGTGGCCGCGGCCGATGCACCTGCGGCTGCCCGCGCTGCTGCTCGGCTTCGCCGGTCTCGTCGCGCTGCTGGCGCTGCCCGGGACGTTGTGGGGGCTGTGCCTGGCGCTGCTGCTCGCCGGGTGCCTGATCACCCCGCAGTCCACGGCGCACTCGGTGGCGCTGGACCTGGCCGCGCCGGCCGGGACCGAGACGGAGGCGTTCGGCTGGGTCGTGACGGCGGTGACGCTCGGTGCGGCGGCCGGCCAGTCGATCAGCGGCCGGATCGTGGAGAGCGCCGGGCCGCCCGCCGCGTTCCTGCTCGCCGGGGTGGTCGGCGTCGTGCTGGCCGCGGGCCTGTGGGTGCGGCGCGGCACGCTGCTCCCGGTCCGCGAACCCGCCCTGGTCTGA
- a CDS encoding Crp/Fnr family transcriptional regulator, whose product MDETLSRAGIFQGVEPAAAEALTQSLEPSEFPRGHVIFAEGEPGDRLYIIQSGKVKLGRKSPDGRENLLAIMGPSDMFGELSIFDPGPRTSTATTVTEVRALTMDRGALRQWIGTRPEIAEQLLRVVARRLRRTNGMLADLIFTDVPGRVAKALLQLAQRFGSQEAGLLRVTHDLTQEEIAQYVGASRETVNKALADFAHRGWLRLEGKSVLILDPERLARRAR is encoded by the coding sequence GTGGACGAGACCCTTTCCCGCGCCGGAATCTTCCAGGGCGTGGAACCGGCCGCGGCGGAGGCGCTGACCCAGTCGCTGGAACCGTCTGAGTTCCCGCGCGGACACGTGATCTTCGCCGAGGGCGAGCCGGGCGACCGGCTCTACATCATCCAATCCGGCAAGGTCAAGCTCGGGCGCAAGTCGCCCGACGGGCGCGAGAACCTGCTGGCGATCATGGGGCCGTCGGACATGTTCGGCGAGCTGTCCATCTTCGACCCGGGCCCGCGCACCTCGACCGCCACCACGGTGACCGAGGTGCGGGCGCTGACCATGGACCGCGGTGCGCTGCGGCAGTGGATCGGCACCCGCCCGGAGATCGCCGAGCAGCTGCTGCGGGTCGTCGCGCGCAGGCTGCGCCGGACCAACGGCATGCTCGCCGACCTGATCTTCACCGACGTGCCCGGTCGCGTGGCCAAGGCGCTGCTGCAGCTCGCGCAGCGCTTCGGCAGCCAGGAAGCCGGTCTGCTGCGGGTCACCCACGACCTCACGCAGGAGGAGATCGCGCAGTACGTCGGCGCCTCGCGGGAGACCGTGAACAAGGCGCTCGCCGACTTCGCCCACCGCGGCTGGCTGCGGCTGGAGGGCAAGAGCGTGCTGATCCTCGACCCGGAGCGGCTGGCTCGCCGCGCGCGCTGA
- the nth gene encoding endonuclease III: MVRELAEGYPDAHCELDFADPLQLAVATILSAQCTDKRVNQVTPALFARYPAAADYAGADRTELEELIRSTGFYRNKANSLLGLGAALVERHGGEVPARLDDLVKLPGIGRKTANVILGNAFDVPGITVDTHFGRLVRRWGWTVEEDPVKVEHAIGELIPRKEWTMLSHYVIFHGRRVCHARKPACGACLLAKDCPSFGAGPEDPAGAAKLVRGPEAPRLLELAGISGELDDATIEKAAAKEPDA, encoded by the coding sequence ATGGTGCGGGAGCTCGCCGAGGGCTACCCGGACGCGCACTGCGAGCTCGACTTCGCCGACCCGCTGCAGCTCGCGGTCGCGACGATCCTGTCCGCGCAGTGCACCGACAAGCGGGTCAACCAGGTGACGCCCGCGCTGTTCGCCCGCTACCCGGCGGCCGCGGACTACGCCGGCGCCGACCGGACCGAGCTGGAGGAGCTGATCCGCTCCACCGGCTTCTACCGGAACAAGGCGAACTCCTTGCTGGGGCTGGGCGCGGCGCTGGTGGAACGGCACGGCGGCGAGGTGCCCGCGCGGCTCGACGACCTGGTGAAGCTGCCCGGGATCGGGCGCAAGACCGCCAACGTCATCCTCGGCAACGCCTTCGACGTTCCCGGCATCACCGTCGACACCCACTTCGGCCGGCTGGTGCGGCGCTGGGGCTGGACGGTGGAGGAGGACCCGGTCAAGGTGGAGCACGCGATCGGCGAGCTGATCCCCCGCAAGGAGTGGACGATGCTCTCGCACTACGTGATCTTCCACGGGCGCCGCGTGTGCCACGCGCGCAAGCCCGCGTGCGGCGCGTGCCTGCTGGCGAAGGACTGCCCGTCGTTCGGCGCGGGCCCGGAGGACCCGGCCGGGGCGGCGAAGCTGGTGCGCGGGCCGGAGGCGCCGCGGCTGCTGGAGCTCGCCGGGATCTCCGGCGAACTGGACGACGCGACCATCGAGAAGGCGGCGGCGAAGGAGCCGGACGCGTGA